The segment AAAGCTGAACTTAAGAAAAAAAGAGATGAGGTATTAAATAGCATCGAAAAAGGACAAAAGAGAAGTGGAGTTGTTAAAAAAATAGTTAAGTTTGGCGCTTTTGTAGATATAGGTGAAGGGGTAGAAGGTTTAGTTCATATATCAGATTTATCATGGAAAAGAGTGGTTTCTCCAGAAGATGTAGTTTCTGTAGGAGATACTGTGGAGGTTTATGTTTTAGAGTTTGACAAAACTAAGGAAAGATTGTCTTTAGCAATAAAGGATATATTTAAAGAGCCTTGGTCAGAGGTAGAAAATAAATTTAAAGTTAATGATGTAGTAGAGGGAACAGTTGTAAAATTCACTAGTTTTGGTGCCTTTGTAGAAGTAGCTTCAGGAGTAGAGGGACTTTTACATATTTCTGAAATTTGTGAAGAAAATATAGCTAAGGCTTCAGATAAACTAAGTATTGGAGACAAGGTAAAAGTTAAAATATTATCATTTAATATAAAAGATAAAAAAATGAGTCTAAGCATAAAAGAAGCTATAGAGAAGCCTGTTGAGGATTATGCAAAATACTTAGACAAAGAAGAAGAAGTAACTTTGGGAGATTTGTTTAAAGATAAATTAAAAGATTTAATATAAAGATTTTGCTTTGCAAAATCTTTTTTTGTAAACTTTTTTATATTTATTAATATAATATTTAGTGTGTAATACTTATTATTTTGGAGGGAAAATTTTATATGTTATGCCAGAATTGGGGTATGATCTATTATATGAAAGCCTTTAATAAATCTGTTGATATTATTAAGCGTGCAATTGAAGGAGAAAAAGAGGATGAGGCATTTTATAATACACTTATAGAGATGGCGCCTACAAAAGAACAAAAGGAGATTATTGAGTCTATAAGAGATGACGAAATACGTCACAATATTATGTTTAA is part of the Haloimpatiens sp. FM7315 genome and harbors:
- the rpsA gene encoding 30S ribosomal protein S1, whose product is MITENTNDLSMEDMMAQVDASMKRIHKGDIIKGRIISVSDNEIMVNIGYITDGIVSKNEVDEDVDLLEKFKEGQELLVYVLDINDGEGNVVLSKKRADKVKLWDDVEKIYSSFEEVMVTVSEVVKGGVVAKLNGLRAFIPASQISAHYVKDLNVFLGKNLKAKIIEFDKSKGKIVLSSKEIEKAELKKKRDEVLNSIEKGQKRSGVVKKIVKFGAFVDIGEGVEGLVHISDLSWKRVVSPEDVVSVGDTVEVYVLEFDKTKERLSLAIKDIFKEPWSEVENKFKVNDVVEGTVVKFTSFGAFVEVASGVEGLLHISEICEENIAKASDKLSIGDKVKVKILSFNIKDKKMSLSIKEAIEKPVEDYAKYLDKEEEVTLGDLFKDKLKDLI